A single window of Zea mays cultivar B73 chromosome 10, Zm-B73-REFERENCE-NAM-5.0, whole genome shotgun sequence DNA harbors:
- the LOC103641987 gene encoding mechanosensitive ion channel protein 5 — MDQQRKSSLRSYGSNASSQSGSFDFNHDQDTERAGQPGGDDRREVVVKIDAEPHSPVSLHAAGGVSGHSSAASTPRAGGAAVRILAPSASGSSASTSSVGGDASGSGESFSFRKRPPQSPAGGDSGEDPPSRLIGSFLRKQAAAGGELSLDPDFEVEEMRRPPRAPTSVNASRELRVSFQDPRKRMSPSTSSASSSSYGAGGDSRNQSTIDVDAAEVLRCTSTSTGSSLLARSRTRSRLMDPPPPSTSSSAPANEGDPRKSFVSKGLPPKSGQLRSGLIGKSGLIGKSGPIGKTGAFDDEDDDPFMDEGMTSDFKRDTMDCLLIMEWVSLVVIVGALICSVTIPSLSVKKLSGLHLWKWELLVFVLICGRLVSGWVIRIAVFFVERNFLLRKKVLYFVYGVRRAVRNVLWLGVALVSWHLLFDKAAKRETHTLVLPYVTKVLCCLLVATVIRLVKTLLLKVLASSFHVSSYFDRIQEALFNQYVIETLSGPPLVDESRMMAEVQRLQSAGASIPSELEATAMPGKSRPLPKSGRLTTVASKRGGGGAAAASKQLHRQKTERHLDDGISIDQLHKLSQKNISAWSMKRLMKIVRYGALTTMDEQLKHATGEDELATEIHSEYEAKVAAKRIFQNVAKPGSKHIYLSDLMRFMRQEEALKAMDLFEGAQEHNRVSKRSLKNWVVNAFRERKALALTLNDTKTAVNKLHQMANVVVALIVLALWLLILGIATSKFFVLLSSQLLVAVFMFGNTLRTIFEAIVFLFVMHPFDVGDRCEVDGMQVVVEEMNIMTTIFLRYDNLKVYYPNSQLAQLPIMNYYRSPDMGDSVDFSVHVATPVEKLSLMKERLLHYLDNKKEHWYPGSMVVLRDVDDTNKLKVSIWCRQTINFHDMGMRFERRELLLQEMIKVLRDLEIEYRMLPLDVNVRSAPTIQSSRMPATWTFNY, encoded by the exons ATGGATCAGCAGCGGAAGAGCAGCCTCAGGTCGTACGGGTCCAACGCCTCGTCCCAGTCAGGGTCCTTCGACTTCAACCACGACCAGGACACGGAACGCGCCGGCCAGCCCGGCGGCGACGACCGCCGGGAGGTCGTCGTCAAGATCGACGCCGAGCCGCACTCGCCGGTCTCCCTCCACGCGGCCGGCGGCGTGTCCGGGCACAGCTCCGCGGCCAGCACGCCGCGGGCCGGTGGCGCGGCGGTGCGCATTCTCGCGCCGTCTGCGTCCGGGTCGAGCGCGTCGACTTCCAGCGTCGGAGGCGACGCGTCCGGCTCCGGCGAATCGTTCAGCTTCAGGAAACGCCCGCCGCAGTCTCCGGCCGGCGGGGACTCCGGCGAGGATCCGCCGAGCCGCCTCATCGGCAGCTTCCTCCGGAagcaggcggcggccggcggcgagctgTCCCTCGACCCCGACTTCGAGGTGGAGGAGATGAGAAGGCCGCCACGCGCGCCGACGTCTGTCAACGCCTCCAGGGAGCTGCGCGTCTCGTTCCAGGACCCCCGGAAACGGATGTCCCCGTCCACGTCGTCCGCGTCGTCCTCCTCCTACGGCGCCGGCGGCGACAGCCGGAACCAGAGCACCATCGACGTGGACGCTGCCGAGGTGCTGCGCTGCACGTCGACGTCCACCGGTTCCTCCCTGCTGGCGCGCAGCAGGACGCGATCTCGGCTGATGGATCCCCCGCCACCGTCGACGTCGTCGAGTGCCCCCGCCAACGAGGGGGATCCCCGAAAGTCATTTGTCTCGAAGGGGCTGCCGCCCAAGTCCGGTCAGCTCCGGTCGGGTCTTATCGGCAAGTCGGGGCTCATCGGCAAGTCGGGGCCCATCGGCAAGACAGGTGCGTTCGACGATGAGGACGACGACCCGTTCATGGACGAGGGCATGACCTCGGACTTCAAGCGCGACACGATGGATTGCCTTCTCATCATGGAGTGGGTCAGCCTGGTGGTCATCGTGGGCGCGCTCATCTGCAGCGTCACCATACCCAGCCTGTCGGTAAAGAAGCTCTCGGGGCTCCACCTCTGGAAGTGGGAGCTCCTCGTGTTCGTGCTCATCTGCGGCCGCCTCGTCTCTGGCTGGGTGATCCGCATCGCAGTCTTCTTCGTCGAGCGCAACTTCCTTCTGCGGAAGAAGGTGCTCTACTTCGTGTACGGCGTGCGCCGCGCCGTGCGCAACGTGCTCTGGCTGGGTGTGGCGCTCGTGTCCTGGCACCTCCTGTTCGACAAGGCCGCCAAGCGGGAGACGCACACGCTGGTGCTGCCCTACGTCACCAAGGTGCTGTGCTGCCTCCTCGTGGCCACCGTGATCCGCCTCGTGAAGACGCTGCTGCTAAAGGTGCTCGCCTCGTCCTTCCACGTCTCCTCCTACTTCGACAGGATCCAGGAAGCGCTCTTCAACCAGTACGTCATCGAGACCCTCTCCGGCCCGCCGCTAGTAGACGAGAGCCGGATGATGGCTGAGGTGCAGAGGCTCCAGAGCGCGGGAGCATCCATCCCCAGTGAGCTCGAAGCGACAGCGATGCCGGGCAAGTCCCGGCCACTGCCCAAGAGTGGGCGCCTCACGACGGTCGCGTCCaagcgaggaggaggaggagcagcagCAGCCAGCAAGCAGCTGCATAGGCAGAAAACCGAGCGCCATTTGGATGACGGCATCTCGATTGACCAGCTTCACAAGCTCAGCCAGAAGAACATCTCCGCGTGGAGCATGAAGAGGCTGATGAAGATCGTCAGGTACGGGGCGCTGACAACCATGGACGAGCAGCTCAAGCATGCAACAGGCGAGGACGAGCTGGCGACAGAGATACACAGCGAGTACGAGGCCAAGGTTGCGGCCAAGAGGATCTTCCAGAACGTCGCCAAGCCTGGATCCAA GCACATATACCTGTCAGATTTGATGCGTTTCATGAGGCAGGAAGAAGCTCTGAAGGCGATGGATCTCTTCGAAGGAGCGCAGGAGCACAACAGGGTCAGCAAGAGGTCGCTCAAGAACTGGGTG GTAAACGCGTTCAGAGAGCGCAAGGCTCTTGCGCTGACGCTCAACGACACCAAGACCGCGGTGAACAAGCTGCACCAGATGGCCAACGTCGTGGTCGCGCTGATCGTGCTCGCGCTCTGGCTTCTCATCCTGGGCATCGCGACGTCCAAGTTCTTCGTCCTGCTCAGCTCGCAGCTCCTCGTGGCGGTGTTCATGTTCGGGAACACGCTCAGGACCATCTTCGAGGCGATCGTGTTCCTGTTCGTGATGCACCCTTTCGACGTCGGCGACCGGTGCGAGGTCGACGGGATGCAG GTGGTCGTGGAGGAGATGAACATCATGACGACGATCTTCCTCCGATACGACAACCTCAAGGTGTACTACCCGAACAGCCAGTTAGCCCAGCTACCGATCATGAATTACTACAGGAGCCCTGACATGGGAGATTCGGTGGACTTCTCCGTCCATGTCGCAACACCGGTGGAGAAACTGTCCCTCATGAAGGAGAGGCTATTGCA TTACCTTGACAACAAGAAGGAGCACTGGTACCCTGGCTCCATGGTCGTCCTGCGCGACGTGGACGACACGAACAAGCTGAAGGTCTCCATCTGGTGCCGCCAGACGATCAACTTCCACGACATGGGGATGAGGTTCGAGCGGAGGGAGCTGCTGCTCCAGGAGATGATCAAGGTCTTGAGAGACCTCGAGATCGAGTACCGGATGCTGCCGCTCGACGTCAACGTCCGGAGCGCGCCGACCATCCAGTCCTCGAGGATGCCGGCGACATGGACGTTTAACTACTGA
- the LOC103641986 gene encoding GDSL esterase/lipase At4g16230: MASRGGAFVLLVLCSLPVLLAPQAAGATMKPLVPAMFVFGDSLVDVGNNNHLRKCNDSCKANHRPYGVDYPSHSPTGRFSNGYNMADQLAQLLGFAESPPPLLSLTNAARLGRLKSTCGINFASGGSGLLPTTGGASVCGGEVVSMAEQVGNFTRLVRTWERQKRRRQAAEAARLVSRSLVFISVGSNDLFEYSDFFADPRNRNASRNDAAFLQGLVAFYAAYVKDLYAAGATKFSVVSPSLVGCCPSQRKVARDSHDLDELGCLRAANNLSGQLYLMIGSMLRNLSQELPGMKYSLGDAIGMARWIFAHARRPPNKFSSIGRPCCGSGDFGETGCSSNVELCQNRSSFFFWDRFHPTEAVSALTSIQLFCDNGTFVHPINVQQLVASSRP; the protein is encoded by the exons ATGGCCAGCCGCGGCGGTGCGTTCGTGCTCCTCGTCCTGTGCTCGCTGCCCGTGCTCCTCGCGCCGCAGGCGGCGGGCGCCACGATGAAGCCCCTCGTGCCGGCGATGTTCGTGTTCGGGGACTCCCTGGTGGATGTCGGCAACAACAACCACCTGCGCAAGTGCAACGACAGCTGCAAAGCCAACCACCGGCCCTACGGCGTCGACTACCCCAGCCACTCGCCGACGGGCCGCTTCAGCAACGGCTACAACATGGCGGACCAGCTAG CTCAGCTGCTGGGCTTCGCGGAGAGCCCGCCACCTTTGCTCTCCCTGACGAACGCGGCGAGGCTCGGTCGGCTGAAGAGCACGTGCGGCATCAACTTCGCGTCGGGAGGGTCGGGGCTCCTCCCTACAACCGGCGGCGCTTCTGTG TGCGGCGGCGAGGTGGTTTCCATGGCCGAGCAGGTCGGCAACTTCACGCGTCTCGTCCGGACGTGGGAAAGGCAGAAGCGGAGACGGCAGGCAGCAGAGGCGGCCCGCCTCGTCTCCAGGTCCCTCGTCTTCATCAGCGTCGGCAGCAACGACCTGTTCGAGTACAGCGACTTCTTCGCGGATCCTAGGAACCGGAACGCCAGCCGCAACGACGCCGCGTTTCTGCAGGGACTCGTCGCTTTTTACGCGGCCTACGTGAAG GACCTGTACGCCGCCGGGGCAACCAAGTTCAGCGTCGTGAGCCCGTCGCTGGTCGGGTGCTGCCCGTCGCAGAGGAAGGTAGCGCGGGACTCGCACGACCTGGACGAGCTGGGCTGCCTCCGCGCGGCTAACAACCTCTCCGGCCAGCTATACCTCATGATCGGCTCCATGCTGCGGAACCTCAGCCAGGAGCTGCCCGGCATGAAGTATTCCCTCGGAGACGCCATCGGCATGGCAAGATGGATATTCGCCCACGCTCGCAGGCCTCCCAACA AATTCAGTTCGATCGGCCGGCCGTGCTGCGGGTCAGGGGATTTCGGCGAGACCGGGTGCAGCAGCAACGTTGAGCTGTGCCAGAACCGGAGCAGCTTCTTCTTCTGGGACAGGTTCCATCCCACCGAGGCGGTGTCCGCGCTCACCTCGATACAGCTCTTCTGCGACAACGGGACCTTCGTCCACCCGATCAACGTGCAGCAGCTGGTGGCGTCGTCGCGGCCATGA